The Triticum aestivum cultivar Chinese Spring chromosome 6D, IWGSC CS RefSeq v2.1, whole genome shotgun sequence genomic sequence TCTGCATCACTCAACTTAGTACACAACCCATAGACAGAAGCAGCGAGTCCTCAACCTCCAAGCACAAAGAAGAGGACTAACCCAAGAAAGCATAAACATTGCAAACAAGCATCATTCCAAATCATCCAAAATGAATACTCCATTTTGGAATGATAAGAGGAAATTATCGGCTGCAACTCCAATCAAACACCAAATTTCAGGGACAGATAATTCAACAGAACCAACATTGCAAACAAGTATCATTCCAAATACTCGATTTTGGAATGATAAGAGGAATTTATCGACTGCAACTCCAATCAAACACCAAATTTCACGGATAGATTCAACCGAACCAAGTCACCTTGAACACCAAACCCCAGTTCTCAACTGAACCCTGAATACTTGACAGACTGGAAGCAACTTACCACCATACCTAAGCAAGGTAAACAAAGGTAATCCAATACTTCAACGAGACTAGAGAAGACACATATGTCTCCAGGACTACATTGCTAAGGCAATCTAATACTTCAACGAGACTAGAGAAGACATATGTCTCCAGGACTACATTGCTGATGCTTGTCTTAGGTTCCCGAACAGATGATCTTCGTCTTGCCGATACGGATGCACAGATGGAGCTCCTCCCCGTGCAGCATCTCGGGATACACGGGGACGGTGTCGCACTCCGGCTGCGCCAACACATCGAACTCAACCGGGGCCGAGCAGCTCGCCGCCACCTTCTTCTCGAGCTTCAGCCGGCGCGCCTCGTCTGGGCCAGCCACCTCGACGGAGGAACTGTACACAGGCCCGGTGCCAACGTTACCCCTAACGCACACCACGGTGACGCGGCGGACGCCTCCGGCGCCCCCCACAGCCACGAGGAACACGGCGCCGTCCTCCGCGACCAGGAGGCCGCGGTCCTCACACTGCTGATCCGACGACTCCGGCACGGGGACGGCAAACTGGTGGTCCATCCCGTAGGTGATCCTGTGGGCTGTCCAGGCGTGCCGGCCGGACAACTCCGTGAGATGACGCAGGAGGCCCGACGGGGGCCCCTTGTACCCGCACTCCGCGCAAGCGCAGGGCGCCCACGCGCACGCAGTCTCGTGCGCCGCCAGGTCGCGGTAGGCGACGGAGCTGGCGCACCCGAACTTGCGGAACGGGCACGGCACCCTGATGTAGCCGAAGAGGGCGTCCAGCTGGGCGTTGTGGACGAAGACGGCGGCCGGGTCCCCGCCGCACGGGCGGCAGTCGCCGGCGCCGCAGTCGCGGCACGCGACGTGCTGCACGCGGGTGCACTGCGGCCGACGCGGCACAAACTCATCAATCAATCAAATCTTGGCCGCGACCAAAGCAAGCGGATTGAAAGGGGAGCGTTTAGGGCGTCTCGTTCGATTACCTGGTAGATGGGGGGCCTGAGGGGGCCATGGCAGAGGTCGCAGCGCATCCtgacctgctcctcctcctcctcggccgccgctatggccgccgcgccgcgcgcgagctccagcagcccgccgttcgcctcctcctcgcgctcggaTCTGGGCGACGCCAGCGTCTGCGCCGAGGCCGGGCTGCGCGCCAGCGGCACCTCGACGCCCGGCTCGCTCTTCCTCGGGCGGCCCGGGCGCCGGATCGCCTCCGGCGGCGTGTTCTTCCTCGGGCGGCCCGGCCGCCGGCCCACTGTCGGCGGCGTCTTCACGTCCCCGGTGCTCTTCCTCTTGCCGCCCATCGCCCGCGGACGCTGCTACGCACCAGATTGGGCGTGGGAACCTCGGCGGAACTGGGGATTTCGGGGTAGGCAGGATAGCAATGAAGGCTGGGATCTGGAGAGTTCAAGAAGGACTGGCTGAATCCCCGGCATTTCCTCCTATACGGAGAgagaagttttttttttttttttgagacaaacggaGAGAGAAGTAAAGGAGAAGACGCACGCTCACCAGCCCACACTCGCCTAACGGCCCACTCTCTTTCTGAGGCCCAAGTGGTTAACAGGCAGGTCGTTGCAGCAGCTTCCTCGCCAACTTGGCAACTGGCAACTCCCCTCAAGAAAAAATGCTCGCTCCCCAACCATCATCAATCTGAGTGCTCAGGTGACATTTCACACACCACGAGAACCCTTTGAGCTCACAAAAATCCTGACTTTTCAGTCCCTAGGCGAATTTATAAGCCAAGAGGAAAGCAGTTAAGTGGTAGCGCAGACAAGCACCTTTTTTGGCTGTCTAATCATCCGGCCTTCATCGTGAATCGACGGTGGATCTGCTCCTCCGTGATTGTCATTCAAAGGCTGTCCGGCACCTAGAAAAGCTCGGTTGTAGGTCCACTTGAGCCCGTTCGAGCTACTGTGGCATGTCCCCCTCTTTGATCCTGTGTAGCTGCTGCCAACCCCTTCTTCATCATGTCCTCTGTGTACCCCCCACCCCCAGCCCCTCTCCTTAGACCTAGATTACAGGGACGAAGGCGATGACCTACTGCTCGCCTTGTCTCCTTGCTCCAAATTTCTTCCTCTCTTGGATCCGGGTTACAGAGGGAGCATCGACGACCTAAGCAACTCAGGTACGGACGCTCGAGCGTGCGTCATCATTCACGACGAGGTTCATCAAGCGGTTGCTCATCGATCTTGAGCTCCAACGGCTGAAATTGTTGATAAGAGCGAGCCAACTAATCTAAAACGACTTCGTACAGAATAAAAATATAAGACTTAGCCAATGAGTGAAGGATGGCGCAGCAAAGCATGCGTCACATTCTAGTATATACGAAGGCAGGAAGCTAGATGTGTGATTTTGCTGTTGAATATGTGATTTTGTTGATGGAAGTATTGCTGCTGGGGGCAGGATGACTGGACGAGCTACGGTAGCTTGTTGGGCTGACAATGACATGCATACGATTCCTTGCTGTAGGATGTAGCAGCATTCCATATAAGAATCTCTCTAGAATTGAAGCTTGGTTACATATACAGACCACCTGCTCGAAGGGAACTGTTGTTATCTATTTTAGCCTACAAATTGTCCCCATTGTTTTGGTTCGGTGGTTTGTGTTTTGATTGGGAACTATTAGTTATAGTTGTACAAAATGTCGCTCCATCTACTATATTATAATATCAGTCGATCGATGAAGCACACTAATCTGAACTTTCGTCCTATATAAGGTTTGAATAACATTATGATAATCAGATTGGGATTTCTTTATGGTTTCTTGCTTCCTTTGGTTGTTGCAGGTCTTGTTTGTTTTTTGACTGTTTCTATACCTGCTAAGTCTGACGTGACGGTTCAACATTTTGAGCAGGTCATGAAGTTCTTTGTATTGTCATTTGTTCACTTAGAGGAACATGCGAAACAAATAGAGACAGGTCTTGCAGCTCCTCAAGTGAAGGTCTGAGTTTGATACTCAGAAATCACCGCATTTTGAAAGTGTGAATCTAAAGCAATGTTTTCTTGATTTTGCAATTGATTTACCATAGTTAATGAGAAGGTGCACCACTATGAGTGCAATTTTCAGTTTTCAACACTCTTTTTTATGTTTCCTTTTCCTGTCCGATGATTAATTACTTTATTATATCAAATATTGCTTGCAACAAGCTATTTGTTATTTACAATGAAAGTAATTACTTCTTGGGGGGGGGCGACATTGACAATAGCCCCATAGGCATTTTTGGAGGGCTTTGAAGGTGTTTTATATTTAGGCCATCTACACTGCATTTATTTTTTCAGGTTAAACATGCGAATGACCAGTTTTGTGCTAGCCATCATATGCATCAAATTAGATGGACCGAGCAGCCTAGCAGACATCATTTTGTGTGTACACTTATATGAATTTTAGTGTTATATTCATCTATCCCTTCTTTCTAAGTGATGTTATCAAAAGATTGTTTGACACAACTATCACTAAGAACTTGGTTTCCGACCTTTTTGAAGAATATCATATATAGAGATGAAAATTGATGACCTCTGGTGTGCCGTTGATTTTATCCAAAAATCATCATCTGTAAAGATGAGCTCATTTTGGGATTTTCCATGACCATATTTCTATAAGTAGGCCATTTTTTGTAACGGAAAACAGTAGGAAATTATCTTATTGCGACATGCCATTATTGTGTCCGAGTGAATGTTATGGATTCTAAGGGTGGTGGTCCAAGATATCACCCATAAGCTACCATTATCTTTGTTTTGGGTAAGAATTGCTTCAAGAAGTATATTTATTACAAAGTTATTTGCTATATTTTAAGGAATTGGTGGCAACACATCTTCCGCTGCACTTGCAAGCGGTGGACACCGGGGAACGAAGCGGGATGTAGTGCACCAGCGGCGACGACGCAACCCCAGTGGAGACACCAACCGCCGCCACACCAAATACGCATCCAGTCGTTTACAAAAACCAGCCACCGAGTGCTTTGAACCCGACGAGGCCCGACTCTTGGTAGGGAACTTCTTaacagtgggcttcttcttcttgctAACAGGGCCCAAGGCGGACGGGACCGGGGAAGGAGGCACATCCACAATCCCAGAAAGCGGGGGAGAGGCAGGGTACACCGCCGATAACGGAGTGCCCAAACCCTTCTCTGCAGAAACAACATGGTCCACAGGGGCACCCTCAGAAGCAGTAGTATCAGAAGGCTCGGGCGCCATCCACTCGGTCGCTCAGCCAGTAGGAGCACTTGATTTAAACAGGCCACGAACCTTGGAACCTAGGCCCTCCCATTCAGAGTTGGTAAATGGGGCCACATAATCGCCCTCGGCATTGCTATCACCATGGGCATCGTCATGACGTGGCGCAGGAGGAGAATGATTGGGAGGAGGTGGTGGGGGTGCCTGCTGGGCCGCCTGACCTTCGACGCGGACATGGATCCGATAGGAACTTGCAAAGGAGAAGACATCAATAGAGCCATGAATAAGAGCCGGATCCAGACACCAAATCTTCATACGAGCAGGGCCAAGATGATCAAGAGAAGATAGATCAACCTCCACTGGCTTACCAACCAGTTCACCAAATGCCATTAGGAACGGAGAGGTGTAGAGCCCCGATGGAACATCATCCAACAGAACCCAAACATTTGACAGAGAACCTACAGCCTGAGCGCCACCCTCCGTCACTTTGACAGAGACCACGATCTGATTGAGGGGCAAAGTGAAACTAGTGCAAGAAGAAACCATCTTCAAACTTTCCTTAGATGGGAAGACAACTGCAAATTCTGACTCAGAAACCTGCTGCACTTGCCACTCCCAGCCCTCGAGCCCCCACTCTTTGAGCTCATCCGTGATGACTTGGCAGGAGACTGCTTGGGATTTCATAGATATGATGGCAGCGTTGGAAAGAGCAGGCGCCACAACAACCATAACCAGATCACCTTCCAAAGCAAAGAAGGAACAACCCAGAAGACCAAGGCCGAAGTGCTTGAAGGCCGGCGACTTGCAGAGGTTCTGGCAATCCACAGTAAGATGGCCCTCGGCCCGACAGATGAGGCAAAATGGGGGGAAGGTGCATCGGGATTGGAAGTGCCCCGGCCGGTGGCAAGCAAAGCAGGTGAGTGTAGATGAAGGACCTGATGAGGAAGGGAGGACCGAACCAtgcagaaggggaggaggaggagggaggatgcCATCACCAGCGGCAAGAGAGGAGGAACCAGGATCCCAAGGAGTGAACTTGTGCGTCTCGTAGGGATAGGAAGAACCATACCCACCTCGCTGGTACTGCCGTCCTCCGCCACTGGCCCTG encodes the following:
- the LOC123145797 gene encoding E3 ubiquitin-protein ligase SINA-like 4, whose amino-acid sequence is MGGKRKSTGDVKTPPTVGRRPGRPRKNTPPEAIRRPGRPRKSEPGVEVPLARSPASAQTLASPRSEREEEANGGLLELARGAAAIAAAEEEEEQVRMRCDLCHGPLRPPIYQCTRVQHVACRDCGAGDCRPCGGDPAAVFVHNAQLDALFGYIRVPCPFRKFGCASSVAYRDLAAHETACAWAPCACAECGYKGPPSGLLRHLTELSGRHAWTAHRITYGMDHQFAVPVPESSDQQCEDRGLLVAEDGAVFLVAVGGAGGVRRVTVVCVRGNVGTGPVYSSSVEVAGPDEARRLKLEKKVAASCSAPVEFDVLAQPECDTVPVYPEMLHGEELHLCIRIGKTKIICSGT